CTCTTTCCAAACAAAATCTCAAAAAGACGAGATGAGAATTGACATTTGTAACGAGTGTCACCCATTCTTCACAGGTTCTGAGCGTATGGTAGATACTGCTGGACGTATCGAGAAATT
This is a stretch of genomic DNA from Sulfurimonas sp. C5. It encodes these proteins:
- the rpmE gene encoding 50S ribosomal protein L31, giving the protein MKKDLHPVLVDCTVTCACGNSFQTKSQKDEMRIDICNECHPFFTGSERMVDTAGRIEKFKARYAKK